The Papaver somniferum cultivar HN1 chromosome 6, ASM357369v1, whole genome shotgun sequence genome segment GGATGCCCGGTTTGAGAATGCTGCAATGGAGTTTTGTTTGGAGACATTAAAACCAACTTATCGTGTACTTTGGGGAAGCATTGGAAATTCCAAGGCCTTGAGTATTGCTAAATCTATTGGTTTTGACCGGAAAGTGCTTGAACGTGCAAATATATGGGTTGATAAATTAATGCCGGACAAGCAGAAGAAAAGGAAAGGTTTGTTATACCAGTCATTGGCGGAAGAGAGAAATATATTGGAAGCCGAGGCCACAAAAGCTGCATCTCTTCATTCAGAAGTAATGAAAATTTATCACGAGGTATGCTTTAAAACTGTTGACCACACCCCTAGTATTTCGTCACTTTAGATTCACAAGTCTATAACTGTACCTACAATCAGTTTCGCCCTCCCTTTGTGAATTCTTATctttattttattcctttaaaactgTGGGTTGATAAATTAATGCCGGACAAGCAGAAGAAAAGGAAAGGTTTGTTATACCAGTCATTGGCGGAAGAGAGAAATATATTGGAAGCCGAGGCCACAAAAGCTGCATCTCTTCATTCAGAAGTAATGAAAATTTATCACGAGGTATGCTTTAAAACTGTTGACCACACCCCTAGTATTTCGTCACTTTAGATTCACAAGTCTATAACTGTACCTACAATCAGTTTCGCCCTCCCTTTGTGAATTCTTATCTTTATTTTATTCCTTTATTGGTGAAGATCCAAGAAGAAGCACGAGATCTTGTTAGGCGTGAGGCAACTCTAAAAGCAAACGAAATAAAAAAAGCGCAGCACGAGCTAAAAGCAGCTATGTCTCAGATAGAAGCTGTTGTTAGGGACTTCGACAACCAACTAAGTGCTGGCGAACCTGATGAGTTTAACTCAATGATCCGCAAATCAGAAGCTGCAATTGCATCAATTGCTGAAGCTCACCGTCCCACTGGGGATTACTCAATCACTGAAATTGAGGATACTTCTTATGTACCTCAAGTTGGAGAGCAAGTCCATGTAAAGGGACTAGGAAATAAGTTGGCTACTATAATTGAGGCACCCGGACATGATGGGATGGCTTTAGTGCAGTATGGGAAAATTAGAATTCGTGTGAAAAAAAGCAATATAAGAGCTCTTCCATCTGATAAGAGTGAAACGGCTACTGTTGCACTTCCGAAAAGACTAGTAAGTTTTAAAATTGTTCTTGATGAACTTCCTGTTCTCACCGGCTTCTCATTTTCTAGTTTTAGTATCTTAGTTCGTACTTTAACTTCTCTCATTGTCCAAAGGGTTTACTATGTAACCAGTATTTTTTAGCACTACCATTGTAGAACATATAGTGTTGCTGTTTTATAAGTGTATTTACAAGTGTTAGGGTTGTAAGGCCCTATACTCTGGAAAAGGTGGTATATCGAAGTACCATTACCCAAGCAGAAACCTCTTATCTTCAAATTAGTATATGCTGCATAGATTATAATCCATTTGAATTCTAATGCAATTTGCAGGGACAGTTGCATAGAAAATCTGCTCCAATCAAAATCAACCAAAATGGGGAGGTACCTTATGGACCGGCAATACAGACGTCGAAGAACACTGTGGACCTACGTGGTATGAGAGTTGAGGAAGCTTTGAGAGAACTCAGCATGGCATTATCAGCAACTAGGCCAATGGAGGTACTCTTTGTTATTCATGGGATGGGGACTGGGGTCGTTAAGGAACGGGCGCTCGAGTTGATGAGTAAACATCCTCGTGTAGCTAAATTTGAACAGGAAAGTCCTATGAATTATGGCTGTACAGTTGCTTatataaaatgaaaatgaaaatgaaaatattgttTCTTTATGCTTACCAACTTTGGCTGTTGAGTCCATGAACTAGGTTGCTGTCGGAAAAGATTGCATCCTGCAGTTTCACTTTGGCTGTTGAGTCCATCAACTAGTTTGCTATCAGGAAAGATTGCATCCTGCAGTTACCACTTTAGGCAATACTGTCTACAAGGGCAATACTAGAGCAACCACCTTTTCTCTGGTTTATGCTCAGCTGCTTTGTAGGTGGTGATTTGAAGCGAACTGTAAGCAATTTGACCTTTCATTTTCCGGGTGTGAAAGAAGTGTAAGAAAAATTTGGCAGGGGTGTATGAAGAAGAAACTGGGTGGAAGTAAAAACATTCTGTGGAAATAGAAACTAGACAACTACATAAATCTGAGATTTTCCCGGGAAATGAAACATCAAGACAAAAGAAATGCTGCTAAAAGGGAAGAACTGAGGAAGGCAACATTGGATTTTTGTCCTGCCAGGTGACTCTGTCTTTGAGATGAAGAAAAGAGAATCTTCAACGACAAAAatcaaaaccccaaatttttattATATCCAGAGGCAGAGATCTAGATACTGTTGAGTTTTTATTTGGAAAccatttttcttattattatatGCAATTTGTGTTTATATCTCTGTTTTGGTTTCTTAGGTTAAATGTAAAATAGTAGACATGTTTGCACGTGAAGACAATTTCCaagttatttattttgtttttatgtttcttGAAGGTCTAAACTCTAGAATTTGCTCATTTAGATAGAAAAATTTACTGGTTGAAGATGATCTGTATCACCAAGGCGAATAATCTGCAGCAAGGTCGTTCTTTTAAATGGAGAtttctttttaaagtttctcGGATTTGTTCTGGAAAGCCTCATTACTTTGGATATTGAAAATTTCAGAGTAAATGATGGATACAATGTTCAATGACTGAAAACTGGTACTTAGTTCTGTACAGGTTTTGTGAGCGTCAATGTATATTTACTCATTGTGGCCATGTCGAAATAAGGTTTAAGTAACGATTTGAAGGGGTTTTCTATTGTTAAGCAGAAGCTTTATATCTGTACTAGTGGTGTTTCAAAGGTATTTCTGGTTGAATCTTAGAGTAATAGATACTACATCCAATTGGGATTACGAAAATTGTCAGTTCACGATGGACGAAGACAACGAGGAAATGCGATCCTTGTATTTTACACCAACTTGGTCTGTTGCCACCGTATTGACGGTTTTTATAGCTGTTTCATTGCTTTTGGAGCGGGCAATTCACCATTTAAGTTCTGTAAGTAAAAATTTGCTTTTAGCATCATCGTGTGCCTTATCTTTATGTGAAGAGCATCAAACATTTAGTTGTAATGAACCTCTACTGCTGCACTTTCTTAGGTTTTCTGAGTTCAATGTCATTGATCCTTAATGTTTTCATCTTTGAAACTCTAGGATGCTTTAGTATTTGCCATCCTTAACCAATGTTCATGATTTCAGTGGCTGCAGAAAACCAACCGGAAACCTTTATACGAGGCTTTAGAGAAAATGAAAGAAGGTAAGTTATCCAGTGTGGAAATGCATTATTCTCGAGACACTTTATCTTGAGGCATCCCTCAGTGATGCTGTTTTATGTATTACAAGTGCAAATAGATACCATTCATGTGTAATTTCTGTAGATAGGGGTGCTTTTCATCCTAGCGTTCTGCTAGCCTCATTTTTTCAGGTTCTTTCCTACAGAGTTGATGTTGCTCGGATTTATGTCACTCCTCCTTACAGCGACCTCGAGATTGATTTCAAGTATTTGCATTCATACTAAGTACTACGAGGGCACCTTCTCTCCATGCAGCAGAGctgaaattgaaaaagcggatgGAGATTCTCATGAAGGCCGTAAGCTATTTATGGGTTCTGTTCTTCACCACTCCCTTCGGAGAGGGTTGAGTGAGTCGAAAGGAAATACCTGTGAAAAGGCATGTCATTAGGCCCCTTAAAAGTTATTTTATTGAAGTTCTTTGGTCATCTCAGTGTATTTCGACTTGTTTGTGGCACTGCATATGGCAGAAAACTATTTCTCTCAGTAAGCTTTCTTCTcagttcttctttaacctttgtttACTATTTTGGAATGTCATCTTTTATCCAGAACTATGAGCCCTTTGTTTCATACGAAGGTTTGGAGCAGCTGCACCGCTTTATCTTTATCATGGCAGTAACGCATATATTATATAGTTGCTTAACAATGTTGCTAGCAATTGTAAAGGTGAACTCTTAACGTCAAGTAAAGCTATCTACTTTCTAACCCTGCTTTGGATTTGTAGGAACTGTTTTATGTTTTGCTTGGCTTAGGGTACTTGAGTCCTGCACTTAACAGATATGAATATTTTCAATGTGGTCAAGTGCATTATACTGATAAAATGGTTATCTGATTAATAATATACGGTTTTGCTTCTGTAATCTGTACCAGATACATAGCTGGAGGACATGGGAGGATGAGGCCCATCAGTTAGACACTGATGCATTTCCTGGTAAGCTCTTTAGGTATGTTAAGTGTAAAACAATTGCTTCGATAAAGCATAACTACTTATTGTACATAGCTGGCGTAGATTATCGCCCGAAACTCATTAACTCAGCTAATCCCACAATCTCTTGTTTACTTCATGCATTATTTATACAGAAATAATGATTGGCATACGAATAAAAGATCATGTGATATTACAATCCACTTTCCAGTTATGCAAACTTTAATTAGGAAAATTAATGTGAATTTGGTGAATCATACAattcaaaatatcttcttttaaTTTATATATAATTACTGgttaatattttcttcttttcctaTAGTTTGATAAAATTGCGAATTTGCAGCACTCTGTTAGCTagtagtttttgttttcttccaatTTATGTTTATGCGCATAAAGTGAATGGGGAATCCACTTAGGCTTCATTGGTGAGTGGGGTTATAAATGACAAGCATTTTCTGTTCCTGTTTCTTTACAGAAACTGCTACAGAATCAACAATGAGAAGGCAATCAAATCTTGTGAAATTTCATTCGTCAAACCCTTGGAGTAGAAATGGACTTCTTGTTTGGTTGGTGAGTAAGCCTTTAGTTGAATACTTCAATCCCGATATTTAGCTGCGCTAGTATTCACATTTCCAAGTTCAGCTAGGGCCTGTTGATTCTGATTTTGCTCATTTCAGTCCCACCTGTAAGCACAACCTTTAGAGATGGCAGTAGTATGTCATAATTAAAGTTATATTGTTCTACAACTTCTTATTTGTGGTTGATTATGGTGCAGGTTTGTTTTTTCCGACTATTTGGCCAATCCGTTCGTCGGACTGATTACCTTACTCTTCGTTCAGGATTCATCGTGGTACGAAATACCTTTTTGCTGGTAGATTTATGTCACCTATCTAGACCATGGGTTCTTTGCAGATGACTTGGTTGCATGTTAAGCACTTGTTACGTAGTCGGATGGGTAGAATTTCATTCCACCGTAGCGCATTTCTATTACTATATTATTTAATGTAATAGACTGTATCCTTTTCTCATTTATTCTGGTTTCTGTAATTGCAGAATCACAATCTTGCATCGAGATATGACTTTCACAGCTATATGGTTCGTTCTATGGAAGAAGAATTCCAAAGGATAGTTGGTGTAAGGTGAGCTACAATTCCATACTATTTCTTGGAAGTATCTGACAATAACTCAAGTGCATCCGTATGACATGATGGGATATGAACTCACTTGGAAAATTGCAGAAATTGTTCTGCTCCAGTTGAATGATTCAACATTGTATTTTGGAGTAGTATCGGTTATTCGTTTTCCTGTCAGGTCAAAGCTGGTAGCTTGTTCTTCTGATAACGCTGGACCACACAGGTCGAGCCACCCAAATACAACAAAACCCTAATGCACTTGTAACCTGCCAGTTTGGGTGCAAGATCCATAGCCGCTTTAAGTCCAACCTACAGGGCACTTGTACTTCATGCCCATTTGTAGTCCTTATAAACTTCTAGCTAGCTAACCTCTTCTTGATTTTATGGCAGTGTACCGCTATGGGGATTTGTTGTTGCTTTCATGCTTTTTGATGTCGATGGTACGCAGTTTTTTGTGGTTTTCTTACTACCACTATTACAAACCTTGGCTGATTTGTTAGTGGCTTTTATGTATTCCAAGATAGATAAAAGTTATAGTTGACGAACAATCCGTCTATTTTTACATCTTCTATGCAGGGGCTGATCTTTATTTCTGGTTAGCCATCATACCCATAGCTGTAAGAACTTATTCCCCTCCAAAGCTTGGCGGTGTACGGCAACATACACTACATATAACTAAATACACAGTACTGAAGGTTTAGTCTTGTGCAGCTTGTTCTGGTGTTGGGTACAAAGCTTCAACAGATTATTGCAACCTTGGTATGGGAAAATGCTGGTGTAACTGGATTCTTCTCAGACACACGGTTGAGGCCTCGGGATGAACTTTTTTGGTTTAAGAAACCAAGGTTTATCTTGTCCTTGATCCATTTTGTTCTATTCCAGGTTGGCTTTTTCAGAATCCACAACTTGACTTTATTATTATAAGTCATTCAAATATAATAAATTGGCAAAATTTGACTGGCTCGATCCTTCTCTTTTTAAATGCAGAATGCGTTTGAGCTGGCTACATTTTTGTGGTTCTGGGTACTTTCTTTTCGCTGTTAAGTAAGTTACATTCCTGTGTGAGACTAGATGTGATTTGTGCTGATATTTTTGTTGCTTGATTGATTGTACAGTGGCAATTTGGATATCACTCCTGCTTCACTGAAAATCAAGGGTTTGTATACACACGCCTCGTTTTGGGGTATGCATTTACCACTGTTATAATGTTGCTTTTATAGGTCTTTTATTTTGTAAGAATTTACTGGAACGTATTGTACACTTACTCTTCTCGTTGGCATCTGGTTAGGTTTGTTGGACAGATCTTTTGTAGCTACAGCACTTTGCCACTATATGCACTAGTTACTCAGGTAATCCTTTCTCTTCAACATGTTATTCTAACCATTTACGTCCTTCAAAAGTTAGCAAAAGTGATATCTTCAGTCACATACGTTActtttatttgtgttttttttttttttttgcagatgggAACAAATTACAAGGCAGCATTGATTCCGGATAAAATAAGAGAgacaatacatggatggaacaaGGAAACAAAGAAGAGAAGGCGGCGTGGTATCCTCCACGATGACAGTACTGTGCACACAGATACTAGCACAGTAATTTCCATTGACGATGTTGATGGTGAGTTTCAGAGTCCTTCCCCTGGAAGACATCACACTATCGAGTTAAAACCTATCTCTACTACTGTTAGAATCAAGCATTCTGCATTTGTTGATGAAGGTTCGAGCAGAGTTGGTACACCTCTTCTTAGAACCTCAACATCTATTTGTTCTCCATCTTACTCTGAGATGCCAAATGAAGAAATTTCAAGGTCCCCGTCAATGCCACATCAAAGAAGAGGATCAATGTAACAGATAGCATTTCAGTAGGATATTTCAATTTGTTGAGTTGTTCTGTCTAGACTCTAGAGAGTTAATTGCGGAAATCCGATAGTACTACCATCGTTAGTTCACAGGTGCAATAGATATTCAAAGTAATTGTTGTATGATGCCTTCAAGTTTTAAGTGGCTATAGAGAATCAAAAATAAACTATTCACAGTCTGATCAGTACGTACAGCAGGAAAAACTGAATATTATAAATTTTTTGATGCCATTAAATCATCCGGAGTTCGGACATCAACAACAGGAttcccaaaacaaaaacaaaaaagttaaAGTTTTGAATGGACTGGTTTTTGAATCGTTATTCTTTTCTTAGCTCATCAATAAAATAAAAGTTGCCCTCTTTCTTATACCAGCAGTGAGTGCTAATGGGTTCCTGAAAACCTTAGTTAATTCGGAGTTGCCTTTTTATACGTTTGATTATTGTTGCTCGAAACATTGAATTACACGCCTTGATAAGATTATATGGGAATTAGATGCCAGGAATGAGCATAGCTGCATAGGTATATTCACCTTGAACACGGTaggaactattttttttttcttgcgtTAAAAATGTGTGAAAAGCAGCAAAATTTCTTCTCCCCTCAAAATTTTCCAACATGGAAAAAGAGTCATCCACTGTTTCATCAGCTTTACTGCTAGGTTTGTGTTCGACCTTTTTAATGAATTGGTAAGTTTATACTATTTTATTAGTGGAAATGTTATAAATATCCTCCATTTTGGTCGATCTTATACAAATCCTATCAAggagtaaaaaataattttttttgaaatcaacttgagaaagttgcttcatttttttttgaagcaacttGTACTAGTTTATCTCCTTCCACAACATCCAGCAGATCGCATAGTGAATTATTTTCCAAATCTCTCTAGCTCTACCATTCATAACGCTTGTTTTCCAAGCATCAAAAAGTTGCAGTGACGTGGCTGGCAATGGCCAAGAAATCTTGAAGGTTATGATAAAGTAGTCCCAAATCTCGAAAAAATAGGCACAATGCATGAACATATGCTCAGCTGATTCCTTTTCAGTGTTACATAGAGGACACAGGTCATTCTCGATATCCATATCTCTGTGAATCAACATATCTCTAGTGGGAAGAGAGTTATGAAAGGTTGCCCATAAGATAAAGCTAACCTTGTGTGGAACATTGCTCTTCCAAAGATTTTGCTCAAAATTGCACGCCTCATAATCACCAGCTAAGATCTCGTAGCATCTTTGTGTGTTGAAATTCTCCATGATGGTCATCTCATCTTCTGCATCCACTAGAGTTGGTAGAAAAGAGAGATCTCGTTTGAGCAAATCCCACTCGAGTTGTTCACTCGCATCCAAAGTTTTCTTAAAAGCAGAATTCCAACAAGTTGCACCAAGCATGTCAGAAATAGAAGCATCCTTGTCTTTAACAGCTTGAAACACTATTGGAATAACTCTAGCAAACAACCTCTGTTCAACCATATATATCCTTCCAGACGAATACCCTTCCCGTTTCTAACAGTAAAGCTAGCAATTTTCTGCACTTCTGGAACAAGGTTAACCACATTTTTCAAAGGCTTCTACATTGAGGATGATTATCAACATCTGGAACCGGTAACTCACTATTTCTTTTAAACTTTTGATGAATAATCTTGCTCCATATAGTGTGCTTAGATTTAGAATATCTCTAAATCCATTTGGTATGCAATGCATGGTTTGTTGTTCTTAAATTCCTCACACCCAAACCCCCATTCTCCTTAGGCATGCAAATCTTAGACCAAGCCACCCATACTAGCTTTCTTCTACCTTCTACATCCCCACAGAAGAAATTCCTCATTATCTTGATCATTCTCTTTTCCACACTAATATGAAGGTGAAATAAAGAAAGATAGTAGATTGGAAAACTTTCAAGACAACTTTTGATAAGAGTAATTCTTCCTGCTTTATTTAATTTCCTATTCTTCCATGTAGCAAGCTTTTGCTCCATTCTCACCAAAACATACTCCCAAACATAAGTACTTCTCCAGTGAGCTCCAATTGGCATTCCTAAATAAGTAAAAGGTAATTTCTTAGTTTTGCAACCAAGTTCCTTAGAAAGAGCACCAATAACATTGTCAGCACCAACACTAATCATAGTGCTTTTCTCCAGGTTTAACTTCAAGCCTATGTAGACtcaaaaacaaccaaaataaTGAGAAGTCTTCTAACCTCATCAACACTTGCATATAAGAAGATAAGAGTATCATCTGCAAACTACAAATGAGATATCATAGTTCCATGATCCATGACATTAAAACCAGTTAACTGACCTCTAACAACTGTATCATTAAT includes the following:
- the LOC113287694 gene encoding MLO-like protein 11 isoform X2; protein product: MDEDNEEMRSLYFTPTWSVATVLTVFIAVSLLLERAIHHLSSWLQKTNRKPLYEALEKMKEELMLLGFMSLLLTATSRLISSICIHTKYYEGTFSPCSRAEIEKADGDSHEGRKLFMGSVLHHSLRRGLSESKGNTCEKNYEPFVSYEGLEQLHRFIFIMAVTHILYSCLTMLLAIVKIHSWRTWEDEAHQLDTDAFPETATESTMRRQSNLVKFHSSNPWSRNGLLVWLVCFFRLFGQSVRRTDYLTLRSGFIVNHNLASRYDFHSYMVRSMEEEFQRIVGVSVPLWGFVVAFMLFDVDGADLYFWLAIIPIALVLVLGTKLQQIIATLVWENAGVTGFFSDTRLRPRDELFWFKKPRFILSLIHFVLFQNAFELATFLWFWWQFGYHSCFTENQGFVYTRLVLGFVGQIFCSYSTLPLYALVTQMGTNYKAALIPDKIRETIHGWNKETKKRRRRGILHDDSTVHTDTSTVISIDDVDGSSRVGTPLLRTSTSICSPSYSEMPNEEISRSPSMPHQRRGSM
- the LOC113287694 gene encoding MLO-like protein 14 isoform X1, which codes for MDEDNEEMRSLYFTPTWSVATVLTVFIAVSLLLERAIHHLSSWLQKTNRKPLYEALEKMKEELMLLGFMSLLLTATSRLISSICIHTKYYEGTFSPCSRAEIEKADGDSHEGRKLFMGSVLHHSLRRGLSESKGNTCEKNYEPFVSYEGLEQLHRFIFIMAVTHILYSCLTMLLAIVKIHSWRTWEDEAHQLDTDAFPETATESTMRRQSNLVKFHSSNPWSRNGLLVWLVCFFRLFGQSVRRTDYLTLRSGFIVNHNLASRYDFHSYMVRSMEEEFQRIVGVSVPLWGFVVAFMLFDVDGADLYFWLAIIPIALVLVLGTKLQQIIATLVWENAGVTGFFSDTRLRPRDELFWFKKPRFILSLIHFVLFQNAFELATFLWFWWQFGYHSCFTENQGFVYTRLVLGFVGQIFCSYSTLPLYALVTQMGTNYKAALIPDKIRETIHGWNKETKKRRRRGILHDDSTVHTDTSTVISIDDVDGEFQSPSPGRHHTIELKPISTTVRIKHSAFVDEGSSRVGTPLLRTSTSICSPSYSEMPNEEISRSPSMPHQRRGSM
- the LOC113290836 gene encoding uncharacterized protein LOC113290836 — translated: MVEQRLFARVIPIVFQAVKDKDASISDMLGATCWNSAFKKTLDASEQLEWDLLKRDLSFLPTLVDAEDEMTIMENFNTQRCYEILAGDYEACNFEQNLWKSNVPHKVSFILWATFHNSLPTRDMLIHRDMDIENDLCPLCNTEKESAEHMFMHCAYFFEIWDYFIITFKISWPLPATSLQLFDAWKTSVMNGRAREIWKIIHYAICWMLWKEIN